In the genome of Cryptomeria japonica chromosome 8, Sugi_1.0, whole genome shotgun sequence, one region contains:
- the LOC131032366 gene encoding probable strigolactone esterase DAD2 gives MSYIRGSELLKALNVRVVGSGDKISVLSHGFGTDQSVWQRILPYFITDFKVVLFDLMCAGSVNPEYFDMRKYSCLDAYVDDLLDILDELKIDKCVYVGHSVSAMIGCLASIRRPALFQRMVLLGASPRYLNDIGYEGGFRKEDTDQLFLAMESNYSAWVSGFAPLAVGADVPAAVREFSRTLFNMRPDIALWVARTVFESDMRGILGHVKVPCYVIQSNKDMAVPLSVADCLKTHLGGKTWVKILQTEGHLPQLSAPALVIQALKTALSS, from the exons ATGAGTTACATAAGGGGATCTGAGTTGCTGAAAGCCTTGAATGTAAGGGTTGTTGGATCAGGAGACAAAATCTCAGTTTTGTCTCATGGCTTTGGCACTGATCAATCAGTGTGGCAGAGaatccttccatattttataacAGATTTCAAGGTGGTGCTGTTTGATCTCATGTGTGCAGGGAGTGTTAATCCAGAATACTTTGACATGAGAAAATACAGTTGTCTTGATGCTTATGTTGACGACCTTCTTGATATATTAGATGAGCTCAAGATAGATAAATGTGTTTATGTGGGTCATTCTGTCTCTGCCATGATAGGTTGCCTTGCCTCTATCAGGAGGCCTGCTTTATTTCAAAGGATGGTACTACTTGGAGCTTCCCCGAG GTACTTGAATGATATTGGATATGAAGGAGGATTCAGAAAAGAGGATACAGATCAGCTGTTCCTTGCCATGGAATCCAATTATTCTGCTTGGGTCTCTGGATTTGCTCCTTTAGCTGTGGGTGCAGATGTTCCTGCAGCAGTTAGAGAGTTCAGCAGGACCTTATTCAACATGAGGCCAGACATTGCCCTGTGGGTTGCAAGGACAGTGTTTGAGAGTGATATGAGGGGCATTTTAGGCCATGTCAAGGTACCATGCTATGTCATCCAGAGCAACAAGGACATGGCAGTTCCTCTTTCTGTTGCAGATTGCCTCAAAACACACCTTGGGGGAAAGACTTGGGTTAAGATACTGCAGACAGAAGGTCATCTTCCTCAGCTGAGTGCTCCTGCTCTGGTTATCCAGGCCCTCAAGACAGCCCTTAGCAGCTGA